One segment of Carya illinoinensis cultivar Pawnee chromosome 13, C.illinoinensisPawnee_v1, whole genome shotgun sequence DNA contains the following:
- the LOC122291259 gene encoding GABA transporter 1-like isoform X2 — protein MAADLVPNSSSKSTVSTVGKQNGLLDPSKELDAGALFVLKSRGSWLHCGYHLTTSIVAPVLLSLPYALTLLGWAGGILCLVLAGLVTFYSYNLLSLVLEHHAQLGQRHLRFRDMARDILGPRWGKYVIGPLQFGICYGAVVAGSLLGGQSLKFIYLLSNPNGTMKLYEFIVIFGGLLLLLAQIPSFHSLRHINLISLVLCLTYSACVTAGAIKIGHSENAPIRDYSVNGTGVNRVFGAANAVAIISTTYACGIIPEIQATIAPPVKGKMFKGLCVCYAVIATTFLSVAISGYWAFGNQAMGTVLSNFMGNEKPLLPTRFLLMINVFTLSQISAVTVVYLQPTNEVFEKLFADPKMDQYSIRNVVPRLISRSSSVIIATLLAAMLPFFGDIMALFGSFGCIPLDFIFPMVVYNVSFKPSKRSLVFWLNTSIAVVSTVLSAVGAVASVRQIVIDAKTYRLFANV, from the exons ATGGCAGCTGATCTGGTTCCAAACTCCAGCAGCAAAAGTACTGTATCCACAGTTGGGAAGCAAAATGGCcttcttgatccttcaaaagagctcgatgctggaGCTTTATTCGTCCTCAAATCCAGAG GGTCATGGCTGCACTGTGGGTACCATTTGACCACATCGATCGTGGCGCCGGTGCTTCTGAGTCTTCCCTATGCGCTGACCTTGCTAGGTTGGGCGGGTGGAATTCTTTGCCTGGTTCTTGCTGGTTTGGTCACTTTTTATTCCTATAATCTTCTATCTCTGGTTTTGGAGCACCATGCACAGCTTGGTCAACGCCACCTCCGGTTTCGGGACATGGCCAGAGATATTTTAG GACCTCGCTGGGGTAAATATGTTATTGGGCCACTTCAATTTGGAATATGCTATGGCGCAGTTGTTGCTGGAAGTCTTCTAGGAGGACAGAGTCTTAAG TTCATTTACTTGCTCTCAAATCCAAACGGGACAATGAAGCTATACGAATTCATTGTCATATTTGGAGGGCTACTGCTGTTGTTGGCCCAAATACCATCATTCCACTCCCTGAGGCATATCAATCTTATCTCTCTTGTGCTTTGTCTTACCTACAGCGCATGTGTTACAGCCGGTGCAATAAAGATTG GACATTCCGAGAACGCTCCTATTAGGGACTATTCTGTAAACGGCACGGGAGTAAATCGAGTTTTTGGTGCTGCTAATGCAGTGGCAATCATTTCTACTACTTATGCCTGTGGAATTATTCCTGAAATACAG GCAACCATAGCTCCTCCAGTAAAGGGCAAGATGTTCAAAGGTTTATGCGTCTGTTATGCTGTTATAGCCACGACTTTTCTCAGCGTTGCAATCTCCGGGTATTGGGCATTCGGCAATCAGGCCATGGGGACGGTTCTTTCCAATTTTATGGGCAACGAAAAGCCTTTGCTGCCAACTAGGTTTCTCTTGATGATCAATGTTTTCACCCTTTCGCAAATATCGGCTGTCACGGTG GTTTACTTGCAACCAACAAATGAAGTGTTTGAAAAGTTGTTTGCAGACCCCAAAATGGATCAATATTCCATCCGTAACGTTGTTCCAAGATTGATTTCCAGGTCCTCTTCAGTGATTATAGCTACACTTTTGGCAGCTATGCTACCTTTCTTCGGAGATATCATGGCACTTTTTGGGTCATTTGGATGCATTCctcttgattttattttcccAATGGTTGTCTACAACGTGTCTTTCAAGCCCTCAAAGCGCAGCCTTGTTTTCTGGTTGAACACATCGATAGCAGTAGTATCCACAGTATTGTCCGCTGTAGGTGCAGTAGCGTCTGTTCGACAAATAGTTATTGATGCCAAAACATACCGATTGTTCGCTAACGTGTAA
- the LOC122291883 gene encoding phosphatidylinositol-3-phosphatase myotubularin-1-like isoform X1 → MALPIPRSSRRTTSLQDTSESEKLEVASSWDALEWTKSEPVSRSVSHVNLDFLLEAEEVVVEEYGVVLVNTDEAGTLIVTNFRLIFFGEGTRNIIGLGTIPLATIEKFSKMAARVQSAPRQYDKTPSQRLLQVIGKDMRIIVFGFRPRMKQRRAVFDALLRCTKPASLWDLYAFTSGPSKFNNTNPRVRLLNEYFRLLGKGSYCASMSMIENGSFTLYNDMWRISSINSNYTMCQSYPFALIVPKGISDEEVIQASTFRARCRLPVVSWCHPGTGAVLARSSQPLVGLMMNMRSNTDEKLVAALCTQLSGTSGVRRKLYIADARPRKNALANGAMGGGSESSSNYFQSEIVFFGIDNIHAMRDSLARLRDYLDTHGAASSDGISSFLRHGGWSWGGGNLSSMSASVSTLGDSGWLIHVQNVLAGSAWIAARVALESASVLIHCSDGWDRTTQLLSLASLLLDPYYRTFSGFQALVEKEWLAFGHPFSDRIGIQTVSCSSSSPFELSRQSSAGSFTSSPIRQSSGSFTSQAPSSSHVQNSNNYSPIFLQWVDCVSQLLRMYPFAFEFSSAFLVDFLDCVLSCRFGNFFCNSEKERQQCGVSEACGCLWAYLSDLRASEGSSHVHYNLFYDPLKHDKHDGSLLPPAAALAPTLWPQFHLRWACPSEDQAGEVEGQCRKMAIKLSELQKVKDVAERKYKEITTAMDSLSAELRNEKQLNSTAMNLAKRASREGEAIKRAVQSLGCKVHLSSSGDCTVGFESNPAETPQKFISSTSKRKSDGTVQHDETSDLCVSITVMAEDVIPNNPIGRVCETLCPLRTQDGVCRWPDAGCAQLSSQFVGLKANFDAFDKLSIYDSYF, encoded by the exons ATGGCCCTGCCAATTCCACGCAGCAGTCGTCGAACGACGTCACTCCAAGACACCTCCGAGTCCGAGAAGTTGGAGGTGGCCTCTAGCTGGGACGCCCTCGAATGGACCAAAAGCGAG CCAGTTTCGCGGTCCGTTTCGCATGTGAATTTGGACTTCCTTCTTGAAGCTGAAGAAGTCGTCGTCGAG GAATATGGCGTCGTTCTTGTTAATACTGATGAGGCGGGTACCTTGATAGTAACCAATTTTcgtcttatttttttt GGTGAAGGAACAAGGAATATCATTGGACTTGGCACAATACCACTGGCCACTATAGAGAAGTTCAGCAAGATG GCGGCAAGGGTTCAATCAGCCCCTCGTCAATATGACAAGACACCGTCACAACGACTTCTTCAGGTCATAG GGAAAGATATGAGAATTATCGTCTTTGGTTTCCGCCCTAGGATGAAGCAG AGACGTGCAGTATTTGATGCATTACTGAGGTGTACTAAGCCTGCAAGCCTATGGGATCTTTATGCTTTTACTTCTGGACCTTCCAAATTCAACAATACTAACCCAAGGGTGCGGTTACTAAATGAGTATTTCCGGCTTCTTGGAAAAGGTTCCTATTGTGCATCGATGAGTATGATTGAGAATGGGTCATTCACATTATACAATGATATGTGGAGAATAAGTAGCATAAATTCCAACTATACAATGTGCCAAAGTTATCCATTTGCCTTGATTGTGCCAAAGGGCATTAG tgatgaaGAAGTGATTCAGGCTTCAACATTCCGTGCAAGATGCCGATTGCCTGTAGTTTCATGGTGTCATCCTG GAACTGGAGCTGTCCTTGCACGTTCATCCCAGCCATTAGTCGGCCTTATGATGAATATGAGGAG CAACACTGATGAAAAGCTTGTTGCTGCACTTTGCACTCAACTTTCTGGTACGAGTGGGGTACGAAG GAAGCTATATATTGCTGATGCAAGACCCAGGAAAAATGCTTTGGCAAATGGTGCAATGGGAGGTGGCTCAGAGTCATCTTCAAATTATTTTCAATCTGAG ATAGTGTTCTTTGGGATAGATAACATACATGCAATGAGGGATAGTCTTGCTCGACTTAGAGACTACTTGGACACTCATGGCGCTGCTTCATCAGATGGAATTTCATCATTCCTG AGGCATGGTGGATGGAGTTGGGGTGGAGGCAACCTCAGCAGCATGTCTGCTTCAGTATCAACCCTTGGTGACAGTGGTTGGTTAATACATGTTCAGAATGTCTTGGCCGGTTCAGCTTGGATTGCTGCACGTGTTGCTTTGGAATCAGCATCAGTTCTTATACATTGCAG TGATGGGTGGGATAGAACAACTCAGTTGCTTTCACTTGCTAGTCTGCTGCTTGATCCATACTATCGGACATTCTCAGGGTTTCAG GCGCTTGTTGAGAAAGAGTGGCTAGCATTTGGTCATCCATTTTCAGATAGAATAGGAATTCAAACAGTATCTTGTAGCAGCAGCTCTCCCTTTGAGTTATCAAGGCAGTCTTCTGCAGGGAGTTTCACATCATCACCTATACGCCAGTCATCAGGATCATTTACGTCTCAAGCTCCAAGTTCATCTCATGTGCAGAATTCAAACAACTATTCTCCCATATTTTTGCAG tGGGTTGATTGCGTTTCACAATTGTTGCGGATGTATCCGTTTGCTTTTGAGTTTTCCTCG GCTTTCCTGGTGGATTTCTTGGACTGTGTGCTTTCCTGTCGTTTTGGAAATTTCTTCTGTAATAG CGAAAAGGAGAGACAGCAATGTGGTGTTTCTGAAGCTTGTGGATGTTTGTGGGCATATTTGAGTGATTTGCGTGCTTCAGAGGGAAGCTCTCATGTGCATTACAACCTCTTTTATGATCCATTGAAACATGATAAACATGATGGTTCACTTTTACCTCCTGCAGCAGCCTTAGCCCCAACACTCTGGCCTCAATTTCATCTTCGTTGGGCTTGTCCTTCAGAAGACCAAGCTGGGGAGGTTGAAGGTCAATGTCGAAAGATGGCTATAAAACTTTCTGAGCTGCAGAAG GTGAAAGATGTTGCAGAAaggaaatataaagaaattacaaCTGCCATGGACTCATTGAGTGCTGAGTTACGAAATGAGAAGCAGCTTAACAGCACAGCTATGAACCTGGCAAAGAGGGCCAGTAGGGAAGGTGAAGCCATAAAGCGAGCAGTACAGTCTCTGGGGTGCAAGGTTCACCTCTCAAGCAGTGGTGATTGTACTGTTGGATTTGAGAGCAACCCAGCAGAAACACCACAGAAATTCATCAGTTCCacttcaaaaagaaaatcagaTGGTACTGTGCAGCATGATGAGACATCAGATCTCTGTGTATCTATTACGGTAATGGCCGAGGATGTTATTCCTAACAATCCAATTGGTCGGGTATGTGAAACTCTATGTCCGTTACGCACCCAAGATGGGGTCTGCAGGTGGCCAGATGCTGGTTGTGCTCAGCTGAGTAGCCAATTTGTTGGGCtaaaggcaaattttgatgcATTTGATAAGCTTTCTATTTATGATAGTTATTTTTAA
- the LOC122291991 gene encoding uncharacterized protein LOC122291991 gives MVVESWFRSLWKTPRKHEARPGKVVIGVLAFEVASLMSKLIHLWQSLSDCQVARLREEITNSVGIKKLVSDDEDFIGDLICAEMFENMVHAAKSVARLGKKCSDPSLKSFENAFDELIKIGTDPYGWGFSWRKMEKKVKKMERFIAANANLYQEMEILADLEQTLRRIKGNDDSGGANLHEYQKKVAFKRMEVKNLQQISLWIRSYDYTVRLLAGSLLAIFSRMKHVFGIQQMVDADIRDSIDMSSDYIPHNHSVSSLLQSSVHPSENGHGKFASGPLGGFIGKSGPILRKSKRNNFYSGPIGGTTTKSGPISAKNKNVNSFSGPLARGMPKSGPISASDEIKRKWWQGHGRSPGIHGKKKPDRLTHVGPFTGCMMAGNNSHVDCYSSPIVVRSRNLNGANDFNADLLAPGKADHSNLSIFESKRRLLDAPPETLGAAALALHYANVIIVIEKLAASPHLIGLDARDDLYNMLPTSVRTTLRAKLKPYTKNLASSVYDTVLAEEWSEAMAGILEWLAPLAHNMIRWQSERSFEQQSLISRTNVLLVQTLYFANQEKTEATIIELLVGLNYVWRFGRELNAKTLMGCASSRMYDEYLDLDK, from the coding sequence ATGGTTGTAGAGTCGTGGTTTCGCAGTCTGTGGAAGACTCCACGAAAGCATGAGGCCCGTCCTGGGAAAGTGGTGATTGGAGTTTTAGCATTCGAAGTTGCAAGCTTGATGTCTAAGCTGATTCATCTATGGCAGTCTTTAAGTGACTGCCAAGTTGCTAGGTTGAGAGAAGAGATCACAAATTCAGTGGGCATAAAGAAGCTTGTCTCAGATGATGAGGATTTCATTGGTGATTTGATATGTGCAGAGATGTTTGAGAATATGGTACATGCGGCAAAATCTGTAGCCAGGCTTGGCAAGAAGTGCAGTGATCCTAGTTTGAAGAGTTTTGAGAATGCATTTGACGAGTTGATCAAAATTGGTACTGACCCATATGGGTGGGGATTTTCATGGAGGAAGATGGAAAAGAAAGTCAAGAAGATGGAAAGATTCATTGCCGCCAACGCAAACTTGTATCAGGAGATGGAAATTCTTGCTGATCTAGAACAGACTCTAAGGAGAATAAAGGGTAATGATGACTCAGGTGGTGCAAATTTGcatgaatatcagaaaaaggttGCATTTAAGCGGATGGAGGTGAAGAATTTACAACAGATCTCTCTGTGGATCAGGAGTTATGATTACACAGTTCGTCTTTTGGCAGGATCTCTGTTGGCAATATTTAGTAGGATGAAACATGTCTTTGGAATTCAACAGATGGTTGATGCTGATATCAGGGATTCAATAGATATGAGCTCTGATTATATCCCTCACAACCACTCAGTTTCTTCTCTGTTGCAATCTTCTGTTCATCCATCTGAGAATGGTCATGGTAAATTTGCTTCAGGTCCCCTTGGGGGTTTTATTGGTAAATCAGGACCAATCTTGAGAAAGAGTAAACGTAACAATTTCTATTCGGGTCCTATCGGTGGAACAACCACAAAGTCGGGTCCTATTTCAGCAAAGAATAAAAATGTCAACTCCTTTTCAGGCCCTCTTGCAAGGGGAATGCCAAAATCAGGTCCAATTTCTGCATCAGATGAAATAAAGCGTAAGTGGTGGCAGGGCCATGGCCGGTCACCTGGGATTCATGGGAAAAAAAAGCCTGACCGGCTAACCCATGTTGGACCTTTTACAGGATGCATGATGGCTGGAAATAATTCTCACGTCGACTGTTACTCAAGTCCGATAGTTGTTCGTTCCAGGAATCTCAATGGAGCCAATGATTTTAATGCAGACCTTCTGGCTCCTGGAAAGGCTGATCATTCTAATTTGTCAATCTTTGAATCCAAGCGCAGGTTGTTGGATGCTCCACCCGAAACCCTTGGTGCTGCTGCTTTAGCACTGCACTATGCAAATGTCATTATCGTAATCGAGAAACTAGCAGCATCTCCTCACTTGATTGGTCTTGATGCAAGAGATGATTTATACAATATGTTACCCACGAGTGTGAGAACTACCCTAAGGGCAAAGCTGAAACCCTACACCAAGAATTTGGCTTCATCTGTTTATGATACAGTTCTGGCAGAAGAGTGGAGCGAGGCAATGGCAGGGATATTGGAATGGTTGGCACCACTTGCTCATAACATGATAAGATGGCAGTCCGAGAGGAGTTTTGAGCAGCAGAGCTTGATCTCTAGGACGAACGTTCTTCTGGTACAAACCCTTTACTTCGCAAATCAAGAGAAGACGGAAGCAACAATCATCGAGCTTCTTGTTGGGTTGAATTATGTTTGGAGATTTGGTAGAGAACTCAATGCAAAAACTTTAATGGGGTGTGCTAGCAGTAGAATGTATGATGAATATTTGGATCTGGACAAGTGA
- the LOC122291883 gene encoding phosphatidylinositol-3-phosphatase myotubularin-1-like isoform X2, with protein sequence MRIIVFGFRPRMKQRRAVFDALLRCTKPASLWDLYAFTSGPSKFNNTNPRVRLLNEYFRLLGKGSYCASMSMIENGSFTLYNDMWRISSINSNYTMCQSYPFALIVPKGISDEEVIQASTFRARCRLPVVSWCHPGTGAVLARSSQPLVGLMMNMRSNTDEKLVAALCTQLSGTSGVRRKLYIADARPRKNALANGAMGGGSESSSNYFQSEIVFFGIDNIHAMRDSLARLRDYLDTHGAASSDGISSFLRHGGWSWGGGNLSSMSASVSTLGDSGWLIHVQNVLAGSAWIAARVALESASVLIHCSDGWDRTTQLLSLASLLLDPYYRTFSGFQALVEKEWLAFGHPFSDRIGIQTVSCSSSSPFELSRQSSAGSFTSSPIRQSSGSFTSQAPSSSHVQNSNNYSPIFLQWVDCVSQLLRMYPFAFEFSSAFLVDFLDCVLSCRFGNFFCNSEKERQQCGVSEACGCLWAYLSDLRASEGSSHVHYNLFYDPLKHDKHDGSLLPPAAALAPTLWPQFHLRWACPSEDQAGEVEGQCRKMAIKLSELQKVKDVAERKYKEITTAMDSLSAELRNEKQLNSTAMNLAKRASREGEAIKRAVQSLGCKVHLSSSGDCTVGFESNPAETPQKFISSTSKRKSDGTVQHDETSDLCVSITVMAEDVIPNNPIGRVCETLCPLRTQDGVCRWPDAGCAQLSSQFVGLKANFDAFDKLSIYDSYF encoded by the exons ATGAGAATTATCGTCTTTGGTTTCCGCCCTAGGATGAAGCAG AGACGTGCAGTATTTGATGCATTACTGAGGTGTACTAAGCCTGCAAGCCTATGGGATCTTTATGCTTTTACTTCTGGACCTTCCAAATTCAACAATACTAACCCAAGGGTGCGGTTACTAAATGAGTATTTCCGGCTTCTTGGAAAAGGTTCCTATTGTGCATCGATGAGTATGATTGAGAATGGGTCATTCACATTATACAATGATATGTGGAGAATAAGTAGCATAAATTCCAACTATACAATGTGCCAAAGTTATCCATTTGCCTTGATTGTGCCAAAGGGCATTAG tgatgaaGAAGTGATTCAGGCTTCAACATTCCGTGCAAGATGCCGATTGCCTGTAGTTTCATGGTGTCATCCTG GAACTGGAGCTGTCCTTGCACGTTCATCCCAGCCATTAGTCGGCCTTATGATGAATATGAGGAG CAACACTGATGAAAAGCTTGTTGCTGCACTTTGCACTCAACTTTCTGGTACGAGTGGGGTACGAAG GAAGCTATATATTGCTGATGCAAGACCCAGGAAAAATGCTTTGGCAAATGGTGCAATGGGAGGTGGCTCAGAGTCATCTTCAAATTATTTTCAATCTGAG ATAGTGTTCTTTGGGATAGATAACATACATGCAATGAGGGATAGTCTTGCTCGACTTAGAGACTACTTGGACACTCATGGCGCTGCTTCATCAGATGGAATTTCATCATTCCTG AGGCATGGTGGATGGAGTTGGGGTGGAGGCAACCTCAGCAGCATGTCTGCTTCAGTATCAACCCTTGGTGACAGTGGTTGGTTAATACATGTTCAGAATGTCTTGGCCGGTTCAGCTTGGATTGCTGCACGTGTTGCTTTGGAATCAGCATCAGTTCTTATACATTGCAG TGATGGGTGGGATAGAACAACTCAGTTGCTTTCACTTGCTAGTCTGCTGCTTGATCCATACTATCGGACATTCTCAGGGTTTCAG GCGCTTGTTGAGAAAGAGTGGCTAGCATTTGGTCATCCATTTTCAGATAGAATAGGAATTCAAACAGTATCTTGTAGCAGCAGCTCTCCCTTTGAGTTATCAAGGCAGTCTTCTGCAGGGAGTTTCACATCATCACCTATACGCCAGTCATCAGGATCATTTACGTCTCAAGCTCCAAGTTCATCTCATGTGCAGAATTCAAACAACTATTCTCCCATATTTTTGCAG tGGGTTGATTGCGTTTCACAATTGTTGCGGATGTATCCGTTTGCTTTTGAGTTTTCCTCG GCTTTCCTGGTGGATTTCTTGGACTGTGTGCTTTCCTGTCGTTTTGGAAATTTCTTCTGTAATAG CGAAAAGGAGAGACAGCAATGTGGTGTTTCTGAAGCTTGTGGATGTTTGTGGGCATATTTGAGTGATTTGCGTGCTTCAGAGGGAAGCTCTCATGTGCATTACAACCTCTTTTATGATCCATTGAAACATGATAAACATGATGGTTCACTTTTACCTCCTGCAGCAGCCTTAGCCCCAACACTCTGGCCTCAATTTCATCTTCGTTGGGCTTGTCCTTCAGAAGACCAAGCTGGGGAGGTTGAAGGTCAATGTCGAAAGATGGCTATAAAACTTTCTGAGCTGCAGAAG GTGAAAGATGTTGCAGAAaggaaatataaagaaattacaaCTGCCATGGACTCATTGAGTGCTGAGTTACGAAATGAGAAGCAGCTTAACAGCACAGCTATGAACCTGGCAAAGAGGGCCAGTAGGGAAGGTGAAGCCATAAAGCGAGCAGTACAGTCTCTGGGGTGCAAGGTTCACCTCTCAAGCAGTGGTGATTGTACTGTTGGATTTGAGAGCAACCCAGCAGAAACACCACAGAAATTCATCAGTTCCacttcaaaaagaaaatcagaTGGTACTGTGCAGCATGATGAGACATCAGATCTCTGTGTATCTATTACGGTAATGGCCGAGGATGTTATTCCTAACAATCCAATTGGTCGGGTATGTGAAACTCTATGTCCGTTACGCACCCAAGATGGGGTCTGCAGGTGGCCAGATGCTGGTTGTGCTCAGCTGAGTAGCCAATTTGTTGGGCtaaaggcaaattttgatgcATTTGATAAGCTTTCTATTTATGATAGTTATTTTTAA
- the LOC122291259 gene encoding GABA transporter 1-like isoform X1: MAADLVPNSSSKSTVSTVGKQNGLLDPSKELDAGALFVLKSRGSWLHCGYHLTTSIVAPVLLSLPYALTLLGWAGGILCLVLAGLVTFYSYNLLSLVLEHHAQLGQRHLRFRDMARDILGPRWGKYVIGPLQFGICYGAVVAGSLLGGQSLKFIYLLSNPNGTMKLYEFIVIFGGLLLLLAQIPSFHSLRHINLISLVLCLTYSACVTAGAIKIGHSENAPIRDYSVNGTGVNRVFGAANAVAIISTTYACGIIPEIQATIAPPVKGKMFKGLCVCYAVIATTFLSVAISGYWAFGNQAMGTVLSNFMGNEKPLLPTRFLLMINVFTLSQISAVTVVRPTQLASDIETLLDVYLQPTNEVFEKLFADPKMDQYSIRNVVPRLISRSSSVIIATLLAAMLPFFGDIMALFGSFGCIPLDFIFPMVVYNVSFKPSKRSLVFWLNTSIAVVSTVLSAVGAVASVRQIVIDAKTYRLFANV, encoded by the exons ATGGCAGCTGATCTGGTTCCAAACTCCAGCAGCAAAAGTACTGTATCCACAGTTGGGAAGCAAAATGGCcttcttgatccttcaaaagagctcgatgctggaGCTTTATTCGTCCTCAAATCCAGAG GGTCATGGCTGCACTGTGGGTACCATTTGACCACATCGATCGTGGCGCCGGTGCTTCTGAGTCTTCCCTATGCGCTGACCTTGCTAGGTTGGGCGGGTGGAATTCTTTGCCTGGTTCTTGCTGGTTTGGTCACTTTTTATTCCTATAATCTTCTATCTCTGGTTTTGGAGCACCATGCACAGCTTGGTCAACGCCACCTCCGGTTTCGGGACATGGCCAGAGATATTTTAG GACCTCGCTGGGGTAAATATGTTATTGGGCCACTTCAATTTGGAATATGCTATGGCGCAGTTGTTGCTGGAAGTCTTCTAGGAGGACAGAGTCTTAAG TTCATTTACTTGCTCTCAAATCCAAACGGGACAATGAAGCTATACGAATTCATTGTCATATTTGGAGGGCTACTGCTGTTGTTGGCCCAAATACCATCATTCCACTCCCTGAGGCATATCAATCTTATCTCTCTTGTGCTTTGTCTTACCTACAGCGCATGTGTTACAGCCGGTGCAATAAAGATTG GACATTCCGAGAACGCTCCTATTAGGGACTATTCTGTAAACGGCACGGGAGTAAATCGAGTTTTTGGTGCTGCTAATGCAGTGGCAATCATTTCTACTACTTATGCCTGTGGAATTATTCCTGAAATACAG GCAACCATAGCTCCTCCAGTAAAGGGCAAGATGTTCAAAGGTTTATGCGTCTGTTATGCTGTTATAGCCACGACTTTTCTCAGCGTTGCAATCTCCGGGTATTGGGCATTCGGCAATCAGGCCATGGGGACGGTTCTTTCCAATTTTATGGGCAACGAAAAGCCTTTGCTGCCAACTAGGTTTCTCTTGATGATCAATGTTTTCACCCTTTCGCAAATATCGGCTGTCACGGTGGTAAGGCCAACTCAACTAGCTAGCGACATAGAAACCCTGCTTGAC GTTTACTTGCAACCAACAAATGAAGTGTTTGAAAAGTTGTTTGCAGACCCCAAAATGGATCAATATTCCATCCGTAACGTTGTTCCAAGATTGATTTCCAGGTCCTCTTCAGTGATTATAGCTACACTTTTGGCAGCTATGCTACCTTTCTTCGGAGATATCATGGCACTTTTTGGGTCATTTGGATGCATTCctcttgattttattttcccAATGGTTGTCTACAACGTGTCTTTCAAGCCCTCAAAGCGCAGCCTTGTTTTCTGGTTGAACACATCGATAGCAGTAGTATCCACAGTATTGTCCGCTGTAGGTGCAGTAGCGTCTGTTCGACAAATAGTTATTGATGCCAAAACATACCGATTGTTCGCTAACGTGTAA